The sequence ACGACATCACCGCCAAGGCTGCCGCCCGAGGTGTGCGTGTGGCCTGTCTGCCCAGCCCCGAGGACAGGGAGTTCGCCGAAAGCATGGAGACCATCCTGCATAACCGGTCCGTCAGCTACCGGGTCTTCTCCGACCCGAATGATGCCGTGGCCTGGCTGACCCGCTGAGCCCCCTTTCAGACATCCATACGCAAAAAGAATTGGACCATACCCGCCCTCCGCGTATACCCCTCAAGAAAAATACGAGGATTCTCCTATGAACATATTCACCGACTCCGTGCCTTTCTTCAAGATGCAGGGCTGCGGCAACGACTTCGTGGTCATCGACAACCGTGAACTCGCCGTTCCCGAAAGCGCCATGGCCGACTGGGCCAAGGCCGTGTGCGCCCGCGCCTTCGGCGTCTACGCCGACGGCCTGTTCTTCCTCGAAAACGCCGACGATCCGGCACTGGCCTATCGCTGGCATTTCTACAATTCCGACGGCTCCCGGGCCGAGATGTGCGGCAACGCCTCGCGCTGCGCGGCCAAGCTCTCCCACGCCATCGGCCTGGCTCCTGCCGAACACGCCTTCGGCACCGACGCCGGCCCCATCAAGGCCAAAGTGCTCCTGGACGGCCCCGACGCCGGGCGCGTCAAGGTCCAGCTGACCCCGCCGCTCAAGACCGAGACCGACATCACCCTGGACGTCGACGGCCAGCCGCTGACCGTGCACTTCACCGACACCGGCGTGCCCCATACCGTGGTCTTCGTGGACGACGTCAAGGCCGTGGACATCATGGATCTCGGCCCCAAGATCCGTTACCACGAGCACTTCGCCCCCGCCGGGACCAACGTCAACTTCGCCCAGGTCATCGATGCAAACACCATGCTCCTGCGCACCTATGAGCGCGGCGTGGAAGCCGAGACATACGCCTGCGGCACCGGCGCCGCCGCCACCCAGCTTCTGGCCCACACCCTCGGCCTGACCGGTGACTACGCCAACCTGACCACTACCGGCAACGAGGTCCTGACCGTGTTCCTCGAAAACGGTACCGTCTTCCTCCAGGGCGCCGCCGAACTCACCTTCCAGGGCGAACTCTACCTCAAGCCCCTCGGCCTGAGCCTGTAGCCCGCGCCAGAGACAAATGAAAGCGGCCGCTCCTCTTGGAGCGGCCGCTTTTTTTGCCTCCGGCGGCCGGGGGAAGGGGAAAGGGAAACCCTCTGAAAAGGGCTTTCCCTCTCCCCTTCCCCCGGACCCCCATCCCCTCTCCCTTCCTAAACTTTTTAGTGTTGCTTCGCGGGGAGATAGATACGGTGAGGGTCCTGTGTACTGACGATGCCGCACAGAGCAAGGCACCTCGGCAGTCAGTTTAGCCAACAGTCGCACGCGCGGATGCGCCTACAAAAAGTTTGGAAGGGGGGTCCAGGGGGGAAACTTTTCCCAAAAGTTCCCCCCCCTGGCCGATCGCTGCTGTCCTCATCCGTTAGGCTCGAAGACTCGCCAACGGCTGGAGGCCCAGAGGCATTCTTCGTCTTACTTGACCTGTGTCGCGGCCACTCGTTCTTCCTGGGTCATGGCGGCCAGCCGTTTGACTTCGGCCATGTCGAGTCCGAGGCCCTGGGCCACGCGGGTGCCGTAGTCCTCGTGGGTCAGGTAGAACAGGGCGCATTGCCTGAGCTGAATGGGCTCGGGCACGGTTTCCATGTTGCCCACGATATTGCTGACGAGGTTGGCCCGGTCCTCGTCGTTCATGACCACGGAATAGAGGGTACCGGGCTGTACGAAGTCGCTGTTGGGGTGGGTGAACTCGTGCCGCTGGCCAACGCCTTCCAGAGGGATGTCCGGCTCGTTCGAGACATTGTCCGGAGCTGGGCCGTTGAAGGAGTTGGGCCAATAGTTGGGTCCTGACCCGCCGTTTGCGTCCGTGCGCATGTTGCCGTCACGCTGGTAGTTGTTCTCGGGCGCGTTTTTGGCCTGGTTGACCGGAATGAGATGGTAATTGGGTCCCAGCCGGTGCAGATGGGTGTCGTGATAGGAGAAGAGCCTGCCCTGCAGCATCTTGTCGGGCGACACGCCGATGCCCGGTACCAGATTGCTCGGGTTGAACGCGGCCTGTTCCACTTCGGCGAAGTAGTTTTCCGGGTTGCGGTTGAGCACAAGCTTGCCCACGGTGATGGGCGGCACCTCGCTGTGCGGCCAGACCTTGGTGATGTCGAAGATGTCCCACTTGAAGTCCTTGGCCCGTTCCGGGGTGAGAATCTGCATCTCAAGGGTCCAGGACGGGTAATCCCCGGCCTCGATGGCATTGAACAGGTCACGGGTGGCGTGGTCCGGGTCCTTGCCGCGCATGGCGTCGGACTCCGGCCCGGTCAGGTTCTTGATCCCCTGGTCGGTCTTGAAGTGGTATTGGACCCAGAAGTAGTCGCCCTTTTCGTTGTACCATTTGTACGTATGGCTGGAGTAGCCGTTCATGTGCCGATAGGTGGCCGGAGTACCCCGGTCGGAAAACAGGACGGTCACCTGATGCATGGATTCCGGTGTGAGAGACCAGAAATCCCAGGCCATGGTCGGGCTTTTGAGATTGGTCAGGGGATCCCGTTTCTGGGTGTGAATGAAATCCGGGAACTTGAGCGGATCACGGATGAAGAAGACCGGGGTGTTGTTGCCGGTCATGTCGTAGTTGCCCTCTTCGGTATAGAACTTGAGGGCGAAACCGCGCGGGTCGCGTTCGCAATCGGCGCTGCCCTTTTCGCCGCCCACGGTGGAAAACCGGGCGAAGACATCGGTCTTTTTGCCCACCTTGGAAAGGAAGGCGGCCTTGGTGTACTTGGTCACGTCCGCCGTGACCTCGAAGTAGCCGTAGGCTCCCGCGCCCTTGGCATGCACTACACGTTCGGGAATACGTTCACGGTCGAAATGGGCCAGTTTTTCAAGCAGATGCACGTCCTGCATCAACGCCGGGCCACGCGCCCCGGCGGTTACGGTATTGAGATCGTTGCCAACGGGGCAACCAAAGGCACTCGTCAGTTTTTTCGTGTCTTTTGACATGGTTGTCTCCTGTATTTGCTGTATGTTCGAACAAAACCCACCCTGCATGTCCGCAGAGTATCGTGCCCAACATAGCACAAGAAAATAGTAATCGATAGCGTATGCCGGGCACTTTTTCCGACAAACGGACCTGCGCCCTCCAACCGGCTCTCATGGCAGGATATTTCCCTGGCAACATGCCTCCTGGCCGCCCCTGCTCCTCCTGTCTGGCGCAGGCCATCTCCTCGCCTGATGGACTTGACGACGCACAAAAGTGAATATACTGTTCACTTCTCAAAAGCGAATTACTGATTCACTTTTACAGGAAAGGAGCAAGGCCGATGGCCCAGGTTCTCAAGGAGAGCGTTCGGATACGGATATCGGCCGCCGCCGAAGCGCGGTTCGCCGAACAGGGGTTCGACAGCGCGACCATAGACGCGATCGCCCGGGACGCGGGTGTGGCGGCGGGCACGGTATACAAGTATTTCCCCAACAAACAGGCGTTGCTCTACTCGATCGTCACGGAGGAATTCGTGGCCGAGCTGTCAAGACTGACCCGAGAGCGGATCGCCTCCTTTTCCCGGCCCACGGGCATGGAGCCGGATCAGGATATGGAGGCCGGTAAGTCCGGCGAGCTGCTCGGCTTCCTGGCCCGCAACCGGCTGAAAGCCGTCATCCTTCTTGGATGGGGGCAATGGACGAAATACGCGGATTTTGTCCCCGACTATATCCGGGACATGGAAACCCGGACCCTGGCCCAGGCGGGCGAACAGTTCCCGCAACTCGAACAGACCCGGACGTTCCGCTTCATGGTCCGGCGCATCCTGGAGGAGTCGGTCCGGGGAATGGTGACCATCCTCGCGGAATTCGAGAACGAGGGCGACATCCGCCGGGCGTTCGGCGCGTCAATGCGCTGCCGCATGGCAGGAATCAACGCCCTGGTCGCCTGGGCGCTGGAGGGCGAGTAGCCGTGCACGCCTTCGATATCCTGGCCGAGGCCAAGATGCGCCAATGGGAAAAGGAGAAGAAGGACGGCGTGACAAAGCCGTCCGCGAACAGGCCCGCCCTGTCCGTGGAGTCCGGCGACTCCCTTGAAAAACAGCTTTTCGCCGACATAAAACGGCTCATCCGACGGTCCCGCCAGGAGCCCCCGCAGGCCGGCCGGGAGACGCTAAAGGAGGCGGAGCGGGTGCAGGTCCAGTTGTCGGCCCGGCTGGAAAAGGCCGGGGCCTACCACCTCAGCCGCTACGTGGCCGACCGCATCCGGGCCCTGCGGGAGGGCCAGGACGAATAGTCCGCCCTTCTCCAGGCAAAAAGAGGCCCCCGCAGTGCGGGGGCCTTTTCATTACCGGAGTGAGGCTTTCGGAAGAGGTGCGGATGCGCAGCTATCAGAAACCGACGCTACGCGGTCAAATCCTTGTTGCCTTCGACCAGATCGGTCACGACGCCCGGATCGGCCAGGGTCGAGGTGTCACCGAAGTCCGTTGAGCCCTCGACGATCTTGCGCAGCACGCGGCGCATGATCTTGCCCGAGCGGGTCTTGGGCAGCCCGTCCGCGAACTGGATGAACTCAGGGGTGGCGATGGGGCCGATCTCCTTGCGCACCCAGACCTTGAGATCCTTGACCATATCGTCGTCGGGCTCCACGCCGGAGCGCAGGGTCACGTACGCATAGATGGTCTCGCCCTTGATGTCGTGGGGCATGCCGACCACGGCGGCCTCGGACACGTCGGGGTGGGCCACCAGAGCGGACTCGATCTCGGCCGTGCCCATGCGGTGGCCGGACACGTTGATGACGTCGTCCAACCGTCCCATGATCCAGAAATAGCCGTCGTCGTCCACGCGCGCGCCGTCACCCGCCTCGTAGGCTCCGGGGAACCCGGCGAAATAGGTGGACTTGTAGCGCTCCGGGTTGCCCCAGACGTTGCGCAGCATGCCGGGCCACGGCTTGTCGATGATCAGGTGGCCGCCCTCGTTGGGCTCGGCGCGGGTGCCGTCGCGGCGCACGATCTGGGCGGAGATGCCGGGCAGGGGCAGGGTCGCGGAACCGGGCTTGAGCGGGGTGGCGTAGGGCATGGCGGAAATCATGATGCCGCCGGTCTCGGTCTGCCACCAGGTGTCCACGATGGGCAGTTTCCCGTTGCCCACGTGGTCGTGGTACCACATCCACGCCTCGGGGTTGATGGGCTCGCCCACCGATCCGAGCAGACGCAGGGAGGTGGTGTCGTAGGTCTTGGTCCACTGCTCGCCCTCGCGCATGAGGGCGCGGATGACCGTGGGCGCGGTGTAGAATATGCTGACCTTGAACTTGTCCACGATCTGCCAGAAGCGGTCCGGTTTGGGATAGCTCGGCACGCCTTCGAACATGACCGAGGTGGCCCCAAGCGCCAACGGGCCGTAGACGATGTAGGAATGGCCGGTGATCCAGCCCACGTCGGCCGTGCACCAGTACACGTCGTCGTCCTTGACGTCGAAGACGATCTGGGTGGAATGCGCCGCGTAGGTCAGGTACCCGCCTGTGGTGTGCAGCACGCCCTTGGGCTTGCCCGTGGAACCGGAGGTGTACAGGATGAACAACGGGTCCTCGGCGTCCATTTCCTCAAATCCGCAGTCCGAGGTAATGTCCTCGGCAGTGATCTCGTCGTGCCACCAGGAGTCGCGCCCCTCGACCATGTTGATCTCGTTGCCGCCGCGCTTGACCACTATGCACTGCTCCACCGACGGGCAGTCCTTGAGGGCCTCGTCCGCGTTGGGCTTGAGCGGAATGGTCTTGCCCGCGCGCAGAACCGCATCGGCCGTGACCAGGACCTTGGCCTCGGCATCCTCGATGCGCGACTGCAGGGCGATGGACGAGAACCCGGCGAACACGATGGAGTGCGGCGCGCCCAGCCGGGTGCAGGCCAGCATGGCAATGGCCAGCTCGGGGATCATGGGCATGTACAGGGAGACCCGGTCGCCCCGCTTGACGCCCTTCTTCTTCAGGACGTTGGCGAACCGGCAGACCTCGGTGTGGAGCATCTGGTAGGTATAGACGCGGACGTCCTCCTCGGGCTCGCCCTGCCAGATGAGCGCGGCCTTGTTCCGCCGACCGTCGATCAGATGGCGGTCCAGGCAGTTGTAGGCCACGTTGGTCTTGCCGCCAGAGAACCACTTGAAATCGGGCTTGTCGTAGTCCGCTTCCAGCACGGAATCAAAATCGGAAAACCAGTCGAGCAGCTCCGTCGCCCGCTCGCCCCAGTACCCATCCGGGTCTTCCAGGGCCCGCTTGTGGTCCGCCCGGTAGGCGTCCATGCTCGGAATCCAGGCCTGTTCGGCCATGGAAGCGTCGGGCTGAAATATTTGTCCATCCTTTTGCATGCTTTCGATTTTCTTCTCTTCTTCGGTCATCGAGATGCTCCTGAGCTGATCGTTATCTTCGCCTCGCCCGCCTGAAACGGGCCGCAACCCACTGGAATGTCGAACCATGGCGGAGTCCGCCGTCGACACGTTATCATCTATATAAAGCAGATGCCAACCGCCCCTGTTTTTAGGTGAACGGTCACAAACCACCCGGTGAACGGCAAGGGGTGGTGCGGGGGGACGGGGGGCGGCTTGCGATAGCGGGCCATCTGCACATTTTCCGAGGGCCCGCCTGATCCTCACGTACAGGAAGTACGCTGCGGTCAGGCGGCCCCTCAAAAAATGCACATCTGCCCCACTCTCCCAAGCCTTGTGCGAGCGCGGCGGGAGAGCCGCTGTCGGGTGCTACGCACCCGAATCGCTCCAAGGGGGAGGGGGGTATTTTCGAGTGCGCACGGCCTTGCCGAAGGCACACAAAAAGTTTGGAAGGGGAGTCCAGAGGGGAAACTTTTTCAAAAGTTTCCCCTCTGGCCGCCGGAGGCATTCCCTACCCGGCCACGGCGCGGGCGAAGAAGCGGCAGGTCAGGTCCTGCCACCAGACGAAGCCGAGTTCGGCGTCCACGTACCAGGCCGCAGTGAAGGCCTTGCGGTCGGCGGACCAGAGGCGGGCCTTTTGCGGGTCGAAGGCGGGCTCCAGGCAGAACTCGCCGGGCTCGGTGCGGCCGGTGAAGAGCGTGGCCAGTTCGGCCACGGTGGGCAGCCGCCAATCGGTCCGGCCTGCGTAGGCGTTTTTGTTCAAGCGGGCGACGTGCGCGTTTGCACGCTCCCAAGAGAGCGGGTAGCGGGAGCCGTAACGCTCCCAGATCAGGCCACGGGTCCGCTCAAGGACCGTGCCGTCCCCCTGGTCCGCAAACTCGCCGTGGGCGTAACACTCGGGCCGCCACAATTCGTCCAGCCCAAACACCTCGCGGCCATGCTTGAGACCGGCCTTGAGCGGCTTGGAACGTGGGGGCGGACAGGTTTTCAACGGCTCGGGCTCGGCCAGAAGGTCCGGCGCAGCGCAGACCGCCTCGCGCTGCCTGAGCCAGCGGGCTTCCAGCTCGTCCAGGGCTGCGAGCATGGCCGGTCCATCCGGGAACCGGGTCGCCGGGTCGCGGGCCAGTGCCTTGGCAAAGAAGTCGTCCCAGCTTTGGTCCAGATCGACATGGAACTCGCTGATGGAGGACGCGCCCTTGCCGCTCGGCAAGCAACCGGTAAGCATCCGGTACAGGGTCACGCCCACGGAATAGAGATCCGAGCGCTCGTCCGCAGACTCCGGGTCCGCCTCCTGCTCGGGAGCGGCGTAATACGGCGAGCCCACGACCATGCCCTTGGGGTGCGGGGTGCGTTCGCCGCGCAGCTTGGACAGCCCGAAGTCGATGAGCTTGACCTTGCCCGGCCCGCCCTGGTCCTCGGCGAGCATGACATTGAACGGCTTGACGTCCCGGTGAATGATGCCCTCGTAGTGCAACCGATCCAGACCGTTAATCATGCCGCGGGCAATGGACAGAGAGGTCTCCACCCCGAGGGGCCGGGACTCGCGCTCCACCTCGTAGGTCTCGCCCATGAGCACCCCGAGGTTGCCGCAGAAATATTCCATGGTGAAGTGCGGGAGCACGGACCGGCCGTCCACGCAGTCGGCCCCGTCGCCCACATCGAGCACGGCCGCCACGTTAGGGTGGCTGATGGAGGCCATGGCCGAAGCCTCCTTGAAAAACATCTCCCTGAGGGCGTCTTCGCCCACCAGGTCCTCCATGATCTCGGCAGGTTTGAGCACCTTGAGGGCTACGATGCGGCCGGTCACGGGCATGGCCGCCTTGTACACCGCGCCCATCCCGCCGCGCCCGAGCAGCCCGCGTATTTCGTATCGTCCTATGCGCATGGCGGCAGGGTAGCCCAAGGCGGCGGCCCGCGTCCATCCCGCGTTTGACCCCAATACGATTGTCGCCAGGAACAGGTGCGGCTGCGCCCCCCCTCTCAAGGCTGACGGGGCGGGAGCCGCAGCCCCCGCCCCTGACCGGGATGGTATCCGGGGCCGATCCCCGGACTTCGCGAACAGCCTACACCCTGTTTTCGGCAAAACCCGGTTTCGGGAAAGAATGGATGGAAAAAGCGCGCGATAAGCATAAAAAATCAACTTGACGGGTTCTGCCCCGCCCCACCCCGCCCAAGCAGGAGAATCCATCTCCGGCGTGGCTTGCCAAGGGCACTCTTGACGTATACTTTAGACATACTCTAGACCTATACGCCACAGCGACAGAACAGGGGGAGCTACCCATGAAGAAAACCATACTGGCCCTGGCGGTGCTGACTGCTGCCGCCCTCGTCCTCGGCGGCTGTTTCCGCAAACACATCGAATCCGCACCGCCCACGAGACAACCGGCCCAGACGGTTACTGCCGAACCGCCCGTCATTGAAGAGACGTACGTGGTGGGCGAGGACAAGCCTCTGGACGAGCCCATTGACGAGGTCTACGAGGTGGACGCGGCCAAGCAGCCCGGGACCCAGGCCCCTGCCGTGGGCGAAGCCGATCTGGCCGAGGAACCGCTTCCCGATGCGGACCAGCTCAAGCGCGAGGCCGAGGCAGCCGCTGCCCAGAGCAAACCCGCAGAACCCGCGGCTGCGACGGCACCCGGTGCCGCGACACCTCCCGCCGCACCGGTTCAAACCGCCGAGGCGAAACCGGCTCCGGCTCGGAAGCCCGTCAACCCCGAAGACGAGGTTGTCGGCATAGGGGATGTGGCTGACGCGGACGTTGCCGCTGCCGCAGTCACGACCACCGCGACCGTGAGCGGCCCGTATTATGTCCAGGTGGGCGCGTTCTCAGATGAGAAGAACGCGGACAGAGCCCTTCAGCGTCTCATTGAAGACGGCTACAAGGGCTCTGTAATGGTCAAGACCGACGAGGGGCTGTTCCGCGTGCAGGCGGGTTCGTTCCCGGACGAGGCATCGGCCGGGGCCGCCCTGGATAAACTGAAGACGGACTACCCCAAGGGGTTTGTGCTGAAGAAGCCGTAAGTCCGGCGATATACCGAACTTCAGGGCCGGGTGTCATCACTCGGCCCTTTTTGCGTCCTCGGCCTAGGGATTCAGTTCGGCGCGGAACTTGCGGGACAACCTGAACACGACCACCTTGCGCGGGGGCAGGGTGATGGTCTGGGTCGTCTGGGGGTTGCGGCCCTTGCGGGCGCGCTTGTCGTACGCCTCGAATTTGCCGAAACCGGAGATCAGCAGAGCATGGTCCTTCTTGATGGACTTCTTCATGACCTCCAGGATGGTCTCCACCAGGTCCTTGATCTCGGCGCGGTTTTTGTCGGTGCGTTCGTAGATGTAGTCCACGATTCCGGCTTTGGTGAGAGTGCTCATCGATTGCCTCCAAAAAGGGTTTTCAATAACTTACTTCAGCAATCCCGCGATAGTGGCCGCGAGTTTCTGCATGTCGTCCGGAGTCTCGTAGGAAGACTGTGCCCACAGTTTCAGGCCGTCGTCCTTGAACCTCGGTATGAGATGAAAATGCGCGTGATGAACCAGTTGTCCGGCTGCCTCGAAATTGTTCTGCATGAGGTTGAGGCCATCGGCGCCGGTG is a genomic window of uncultured Pseudodesulfovibrio sp. containing:
- the dapF gene encoding diaminopimelate epimerase codes for the protein MNIFTDSVPFFKMQGCGNDFVVIDNRELAVPESAMADWAKAVCARAFGVYADGLFFLENADDPALAYRWHFYNSDGSRAEMCGNASRCAAKLSHAIGLAPAEHAFGTDAGPIKAKVLLDGPDAGRVKVQLTPPLKTETDITLDVDGQPLTVHFTDTGVPHTVVFVDDVKAVDIMDLGPKIRYHEHFAPAGTNVNFAQVIDANTMLLRTYERGVEAETYACGTGAAATQLLAHTLGLTGDYANLTTTGNEVLTVFLENGTVFLQGAAELTFQGELYLKPLGLSL
- a CDS encoding catalase; the protein is MSKDTKKLTSAFGCPVGNDLNTVTAGARGPALMQDVHLLEKLAHFDRERIPERVVHAKGAGAYGYFEVTADVTKYTKAAFLSKVGKKTDVFARFSTVGGEKGSADCERDPRGFALKFYTEEGNYDMTGNNTPVFFIRDPLKFPDFIHTQKRDPLTNLKSPTMAWDFWSLTPESMHQVTVLFSDRGTPATYRHMNGYSSHTYKWYNEKGDYFWVQYHFKTDQGIKNLTGPESDAMRGKDPDHATRDLFNAIEAGDYPSWTLEMQILTPERAKDFKWDIFDITKVWPHSEVPPITVGKLVLNRNPENYFAEVEQAAFNPSNLVPGIGVSPDKMLQGRLFSYHDTHLHRLGPNYHLIPVNQAKNAPENNYQRDGNMRTDANGGSGPNYWPNSFNGPAPDNVSNEPDIPLEGVGQRHEFTHPNSDFVQPGTLYSVVMNDEDRANLVSNIVGNMETVPEPIQLRQCALFYLTHEDYGTRVAQGLGLDMAEVKRLAAMTQEERVAATQVK
- a CDS encoding helix-turn-helix domain-containing protein is translated as MAQVLKESVRIRISAAAEARFAEQGFDSATIDAIARDAGVAAGTVYKYFPNKQALLYSIVTEEFVAELSRLTRERIASFSRPTGMEPDQDMEAGKSGELLGFLARNRLKAVILLGWGQWTKYADFVPDYIRDMETRTLAQAGEQFPQLEQTRTFRFMVRRILEESVRGMVTILAEFENEGDIRRAFGASMRCRMAGINALVAWALEGE
- the acs gene encoding acetate--CoA ligase, which produces MTEEEKKIESMQKDGQIFQPDASMAEQAWIPSMDAYRADHKRALEDPDGYWGERATELLDWFSDFDSVLEADYDKPDFKWFSGGKTNVAYNCLDRHLIDGRRNKAALIWQGEPEEDVRVYTYQMLHTEVCRFANVLKKKGVKRGDRVSLYMPMIPELAIAMLACTRLGAPHSIVFAGFSSIALQSRIEDAEAKVLVTADAVLRAGKTIPLKPNADEALKDCPSVEQCIVVKRGGNEINMVEGRDSWWHDEITAEDITSDCGFEEMDAEDPLFILYTSGSTGKPKGVLHTTGGYLTYAAHSTQIVFDVKDDDVYWCTADVGWITGHSYIVYGPLALGATSVMFEGVPSYPKPDRFWQIVDKFKVSIFYTAPTVIRALMREGEQWTKTYDTTSLRLLGSVGEPINPEAWMWYHDHVGNGKLPIVDTWWQTETGGIMISAMPYATPLKPGSATLPLPGISAQIVRRDGTRAEPNEGGHLIIDKPWPGMLRNVWGNPERYKSTYFAGFPGAYEAGDGARVDDDGYFWIMGRLDDVINVSGHRMGTAEIESALVAHPDVSEAAVVGMPHDIKGETIYAYVTLRSGVEPDDDMVKDLKVWVRKEIGPIATPEFIQFADGLPKTRSGKIMRRVLRKIVEGSTDFGDTSTLADPGVVTDLVEGNKDLTA
- a CDS encoding protein kinase, which gives rise to MRIGRYEIRGLLGRGGMGAVYKAAMPVTGRIVALKVLKPAEIMEDLVGEDALREMFFKEASAMASISHPNVAAVLDVGDGADCVDGRSVLPHFTMEYFCGNLGVLMGETYEVERESRPLGVETSLSIARGMINGLDRLHYEGIIHRDVKPFNVMLAEDQGGPGKVKLIDFGLSKLRGERTPHPKGMVVGSPYYAAPEQEADPESADERSDLYSVGVTLYRMLTGCLPSGKGASSISEFHVDLDQSWDDFFAKALARDPATRFPDGPAMLAALDELEARWLRQREAVCAAPDLLAEPEPLKTCPPPRSKPLKAGLKHGREVFGLDELWRPECYAHGEFADQGDGTVLERTRGLIWERYGSRYPLSWERANAHVARLNKNAYAGRTDWRLPTVAELATLFTGRTEPGEFCLEPAFDPQKARLWSADRKAFTAAWYVDAELGFVWWQDLTCRFFARAVAG
- a CDS encoding SPOR domain-containing protein, translated to MKKTILALAVLTAAALVLGGCFRKHIESAPPTRQPAQTVTAEPPVIEETYVVGEDKPLDEPIDEVYEVDAAKQPGTQAPAVGEADLAEEPLPDADQLKREAEAAAAQSKPAEPAAATAPGAATPPAAPVQTAEAKPAPARKPVNPEDEVVGIGDVADADVAAAAVTTTATVSGPYYVQVGAFSDEKNADRALQRLIEDGYKGSVMVKTDEGLFRVQAGSFPDEASAGAALDKLKTDYPKGFVLKKP
- a CDS encoding integration host factor subunit alpha, coding for MSTLTKAGIVDYIYERTDKNRAEIKDLVETILEVMKKSIKKDHALLISGFGKFEAYDKRARKGRNPQTTQTITLPPRKVVVFRLSRKFRAELNP